A genome region from Cutaneotrichosporon cavernicola HIS019 DNA, chromosome: 5 includes the following:
- a CDS encoding uncharacterized protein (Fungal specific transcription factor domain) has protein sequence MAQQQDDYQLQRSRNGCLTCRSRRVKCDEVRPVCTRCKTGDRDCEWGPEKPPNPRKRRRPVHVPVSRQQTASGSDASPQVSVATPTTAKGTVTLPPSPSVGPVDTGIEWISHTTRKKLMMDPTMLETFFHKSDEVLTFRHYIQTAEELIAFNPPKNPFNPWVSIHAPLALRNAPGVSPSADALRIALLAVGAVRLRYADDPSNQRAAQRVAGDARRKVLKLLDPILRQPEKYMNEIEGTLAAMLSCIVACTLAADNSWEETLVTAVRLIDRLGGAQKVVSLSLKDQYSVTRFVLEQLAVRDVVACMTLGRRPSIIRQPFEPWFFEIERWSHREVEWESVERLFGVTRGMVDVMARACSLIGTARETQALQSVGGLRAPPPQLQDAANGILGELQVLDQGFNYSPYHTRAQYGNHCYRHAMQIALMRDVLDFDADNERVVSSATAILELVRELDFEEGPTLNWLLWPLMLAGFHLGHEGREPLIRLLEHPGPQKCFDTRACIRLIQEFWDRQDRGVPVSHWEMLRTDAHRCLFAG, from the exons ATGGCACAACAACAAGACGACTACCAGCTCCAACGGTCACGAAATGGCTGTCTCACGTGCCGGTCCCGACGCGTCAAATGCGACGAAGTGCGACCAGTATGCACTCGCTGCAAGACTGGTGACAGGGAT TGTGAGTGGGGACCAGAGAAGCCACCAAATCCAcgcaagcgccgccgccctgtACATGTACCCGTGTCTCGGCAGCAGACTGCCAGTGGATCAGATGCGTCGCCTCAAGTCAGCGTCGCTactcccaccaccgccaagGGGACGGTTACACTCCCACCGTCCCCTAGCGTCGGCCCAGTCGACACGGGCATCGAGTGGATTTCGCACACGACGCGCAAGAAACTCATGATGGACCC AACAATGCTCGAGACATTCTTCCATAAGAG tgacgaggtgctcaCGTTTCGTCATTACATCCAGACGGCTGAAGAACTCATCGCTTTCAACCCTCCCAAGAACCCGTTTAACCCCTGGGTCTCGATCCATGCacccctcgccctccgcaATGCCCCTGG cgtctcgccctcggctGATGCGCTTAGGATAGCCCTGCTGGCCGTCGGTGCCGTGCGTCTCCGCTACGCAGATGACCCGAGCAACCAGCGCGCAGCGCAGCGCGTTGCAGGAGACGCGCGGCGCAAAGTCCTGAAACTGCTCGACCCGATCCTACGCCAACCCGAAAAGTACATGAACGAGATCGAGGGCACGCTCGCCGCCATGCTCTCGTGCATTGTCGCCTgcaccctcgccgccgacaacTCATGGGAGGAGACGCTCGTCACGGCCGTGCGCCTCatcgaccgcctcggcggcgcacaAAAGGtcgtctccctctccctcaaGGACCAATACTCGGTCACGCGCTTTGTGCTTGAACAACTGGCCGTCCGCGACGTCGTGGCGTGCATGACACTTGGTCGACGACCAAGCATCATCCGCCAACCATTCGAGCCGTGGTTCTTCGAGATCGAGCGCTGGTCCCACCGCGAGGTTGAGTGGGAGAGTGTCGAGCGGCTATTCG GGGTCACCCGCGGCATGGTCGATGTCATGGCACGCGCGTGCAGTTTGATCGGGACAGCACGCGAGACGCAAGCGCTGCAGAGTGTTGGGGGACTGCGAGCCCCACCCCCTCAACTACAGGACGCGGCCAATGGCATCCTCGGCGAACTCCAGGTCCTAGACCAGGGCTTCAACTACAGCCCGTACCACACGCGTGCACAATACGGCAACCACTGCTACCGACACGCAATGCAGATCGCCCTCATgcgcgacgtgctcgactttgacgcAGAcaacgagcgcgtcgtgtCGTCCGCAACGGCGATCCTCGAGTTGGTCCGTGagctcgactttgaggagGGCCCGACGCTGAACTG gctCCTCTGGCCGCTCATGCTCGCCGGCTTCCACCTGGGACACGAAGGCCGCGAGCCCCTCATCCGGCTGCTCGAGCACCCCGGCCCGCAGAAGTGTTTCGACACGCGCGCCTGCATCCGCCTCATCCAGGAGTTCTGGGACCGGCAAGACCGCGGCGTGCCAGTCTCGCACTGGGAGATGCTTCGGACTGATGCGCACCGGTGCCTGTTTGCCGGGTAA
- a CDS encoding uncharacterized protein (Belongs to the major facilitator superfamily. Sugar transporter (TC 2.A.1.1) family) — protein MSYSDDKINLDTEAGKSFAHNVHLEHMDNLKKTDGWDQLRADAIEGEEAEQALTLRESFKLYPTAIFWSFAMSLVIIMEGYDTALLGNILALETYRQKFGVFTEGVGWQLTPAWQTAVGQAPTIGNVIGIFIASWFQDKYGYRKTIMINLVLMSAFIFVVFFSPSIEVLFVGELLCGIPWGAFSSSAVSYASEIAPVSLRGYLTTYINLCWVIGQFISAGVLVGVQTRTDMWSYKIPWAIQWVWPVPLFILAWLAPESPWFFVRQGRLPEAEAAVSRLQGKHDKVTPANTVAMMVRTNQFEIDTETGSSYIDCLRGVDRRRTEIACIAWAAQILSGSSFANMPTYYFQQAGLSEANSFKLGLGTMALAFVGTCASWITMTKFGRRTVYLGGLSTLFVLLMVIGGLAIPAVEKPAARWVQAAFVMMWVFVYDFTVGPMAYCIVGEVSSTRLRGKTVGLARIVYNITSVVAGILCTYQVNPTAWNWRGLAGFFWGGSCFLVLVWAYFRLPECKGRTYRQLDILFERRISARKFKETVVNETDDE, from the exons ATGTCTTacagcgacgacaagaTCAACCTCGACACAGAGGCAGGCAAGTCCTTTGCCCACAACGTCCACCTCGAACACATGGACAACCTCAAGAAGACGGACGGATGGGATCAACTCCGCGCCGACGCTattgagggtgaggaggccgagcaggccctcaccctccgcGAGAGCTTCAAGCTCTACCCGACCGCCATCTTCTGGTCGTTTGCCATGTCCCTGGTCATTATCATGGAAGGTTACGACACGGCACTCCTCGGTAACattctcgccctcgagacATACCGCCAGAAATTTGGCGTCTTCACCGAGGGTGTTGGATGGCAGCTCACCCCGGCATGGCAGACGGCAGTGGGACAGGCCCCCACTATCGGTAACGTCATTGGCATCTTTATCGCATCCTGGTTCCAGGACAAGTACGGTTACCGCAAGACGATCATGATCAATCTGGTCCTAATGTCGGCCTTCATCttcgtcgtcttcttctcgccctccatCGAGGTTCTGttcgtcggcgagctcctctGCGGTATCCCCTGGGGCGCCTTTTCCTCT TCTGCCGTTTCGTACGCCTCGGAAATCGCTCCCGTCTCTCTCCGCGGCTACCTCACGACCTACATCAACCTCTGCTGGGTCATCGGCCAGTTCATCTCGGCCGgtgtcctcgtcggcgtccagACCCGCACGGACATGTGGTCGTACAAGATCCCCTGGGCCATCCAGTGGGTCTGGCCCGTCcccctcttcatcctcgctTGGTTGGCTCCCGAGAGTCCTTGGTTCTTTGTCCGCCAGGGCCGCCTtcccgaggccgaggccgccgtcTCCCGCCTCCAGGGCAAGCACGACAAGGTCACCCCCGCCAACACTGTTGCCATGATGGTCCGTACGAACCAGTTTGAGATCGACACTGA AACCGGCTCATCTTACATCGACTGCCTCCGTGGCGtcgaccgccgccgcaccgaGATCGCCTGTATCGCCTGGGCCGCCCAGATCCTCTCGGGTTCCTCCTTCGCCAACATGCCCACCTACTACTTCCAGCAGGCTGGTCTCTCCGAGGCCAACTCGTTcaagcttggcctcggcacAATGGCCCTCGCCTTTGTCGGTACCTGTGCCTCCTGGATCACCATGACCAAGTTTGGCCGCCGCACAGTCTACCTCGGCGGTCTCTCGACCCTCTTCGTCCTCCTGATGGTGATTGGTGGTCTGGCCATTCCCGCCGTCGAAAagcccgccgcccgctGGGTCCAAGCCGCATTCGTCATGATGTGGGTCTTCGTGTACGACTTCACCGTCGGCCCCATGGCATACTGcatcgtcggcgaggtcagTAGCAcgcgcctgcgcggcaagactgtcggcctcgcccgTATCGTGTACAACATCACCAGTGTCGTCGCGGGTATCCTGTGCACGTACCAGGTCAACCCGACTGCGTGGAACTGGCGCGGCCTCGCCGGTTTCTTCTGGGGCGGCTCGTgcttcctcgtcctcgtctggGCATACTTCCGCCTTCCCGAGTGCAAGGGCCGCACGTACCGCCAACTTGAC ATCCTCTTCGAGCGCCGCATCTCTGCTCGCAAGTTCAAGGAGACGGTCGTCAACgagaccgacgacgagtaa
- a CDS encoding uncharacterized protein (Zinc-binding dehydrogenase), which translates to MQHPPPTSRAWTITGRGLPPSVLDLIERPTPTLPPHPLPSDVPQPEEWILIRIAYASLNPGAIFQMTLIPQRFRKAPFNVPEMDLSGTVVDVWHPDPTGPLKNETEGETPFGPGAPQRFNKGDGVCAMLPASHLLPTGTGALAEYAAIPARYAVPKPANVSFADSAALLAALTAHRMVVESGAKAGDSVLVIAASGGIGTMAVQMLRHVVGHLGRVVGVCSGKNSDMVKSLGADEIVDYTLHKSLPRFLARTYEKTPFNAVLDTLGFQDVYKASPAFLVEGGIYESVGIKPPTFWFPDFVRAVWTMKLNEWWPMSPWLGGVGRKWGACNMMSPSLAEREAVVGLMERGVIRVVRDSVWEFEQAREAYDKLAGRHAAGKVLVRVDPNVSEDAC; encoded by the exons ATGCAGCACCCACCCCCGACCTCTCGCGCATGGACCATCACGGGCCGTGGCCTTCCGCCATCCGTGCTGGACCTGATTGAGcgccccacccccaccctcccacctcaCCCCCTCCCAAGCGACGTCCCCCAACCTGAGGAATGGATCCTAATCCGCATCGCTTACGCCTCTCTTAACCCTGGCGCAATCTTCCAAATGACGCTCATCCCCCAACGCTTCCGCAAGGCCCCCTTCAACGTCCCCGAGATGGACCTGAGCGGAACGGTGGTGGACGTGTGGCACCCCGATCCCACCGGCCCACTTAAGAACGagaccgagggcgagaccCCCTTTGGTCCCGGCGCACCACAGCGCTTCAACAAAGGCGACGGTGTGTGCGCCATGCTCCCAGCAtcgcacctcctcccaacAGGAACCGGCGCACTGGCCGAATACGCCGCCATTCCAGCCCGGTATGCCGTTCCCAAACCTGCAAACGTATCTTTTGCCGATTctgccgccctcctcgccgccctcacTGCCCATCGGATGGTGGTTGAGAGcggcgccaaggccggcgaCTCGGTCCTCGTCATTGCCGCCAGCGGCGGTATCGGAACCATGGCGGTGCAGATGCTCCGCCACGTCGTCGGGCACTTGGGCCGCGTTGTGGGTGTGTGTAGCGGCAAGAATTCTGATATGGTTAAGAGTCTTGGTGCTGACGAG ATTGTCGATTATACGCTGCACAAGTCGCTCccgcgcttcttggcgcGCACGTACGAGAAAACACCGTTCAACGCGGTCCTCGACACCCTCGGCTTCCAGGACGTGTACAAGGCCTCCCCCGCCTtccttgtcgagggcggAATCTACGAGAGTGTCGGTATCAAGCCGCCGACATTCTGGTTCCCGGATTTTGTGCGCGCTGTATGGACGATGAAACTCAACGAGTGGTGGCCGATGTCGCCgtggctcggcggcgtAGGACGCAAATGGGGCGCCTGCAACATGATGAGCCCCAGCCTGGCGGAACGTGAGGCAGTCGTAGGGCTCATGGAACGCGGGGTGATTCGCGTTGTGCGCGATAGCGTCTGGGAGTTTGAGCAGGCCCGCGAGGCGTACGATAAACTCGCGGGCCGGCATGCAGCAGGCAAGGTGCTTGTGCGCGTCGACCCCAACGTCAGCGAGGATGCGTGTTAG
- a CDS encoding uncharacterized protein (Fungal specific transcription factor domain) yields MRILHAYHDYLYPLMPCVHWPSFVQQLVAREDERNRHWRAFVFALLAYSIVQLPRSCLDFALVPELVRYHQQCFSASRALQSRAFADMSSVDIATLYCQHIYLSSLFKKNIANVVLVQAIRLAQDLLNTNCEDAIEAELRRRVFWLLYGSDRTICVMDDTPLLIWDWDMSVPYPRALDDEYLTRAGAFAQPAKTSALAGFHFVSRIFHLLGVVLSALRSRRNNPPNSEIADLLSLPLYVPSSAYTAALDGILADLPPELELRADAPGDQPAFAICRVNILISQATVRQAIQAYAEALGEDTAGHAPSALVMTILRSMPTDSLTANGDSLRMKVLYFVLQGMGSDDASSADFLDMEAHVLHEPPDISDEDDGEDMAVSPEVGTGLRR; encoded by the exons ATGCGGATCCTACATGCCTACCACGACTACCTCTA CCCGCTCATGCCGTGCGTCCACTGGCCAAGTTTTGtgcagcagctcgtcgcgcgcgaagACGAGCGCAATAGGCACTGGCGCGCGTTCGTCTTTGCGCTCCTGGCGTACTCGATTGTACAGTTGCCACGGTCGTGCCTCGACTTTGCGCTTGTGCCCGAACTCGTGCGGTATCACCAGCAATGCTTCTCTGCGTCGCGGGCCCTGCAGAGCCGGGCATTTGCAGACATGTCCTCGGTGGACATTGCGACGCTCTA CTGCCAGCACATTTACCTCTCGAGCCTGTTCAAGAAGAACATTGCGAATGTTGTGCTTGTACAGGCAATCAGGCTGGCACAGgacctcctcaacaccaactgcgaggacgcgatcgaggccgagctccgcCGTCGCGTATTCTGGCTCCTCT ACGGCTCGGACCGCACAATCTGCGTCATGGACGACACACCCCTTCTCATATGGGACTGGGACATGAGCGTGCCGTACCCGCGCGCTCTCGATGACGAGTATCTGACGCGGGCAGGCGCGTTCGCGCAGCCCGCCAAGACGAGCGCACTCGCGGGCTTCCACTTTGTCTCGCGCAtcttccatctcctcggcgtggTGCTGAGCGCCCTACGGTCGCGGCGGAACAACCCGCCCAACTCGGAAatcgccgacctcctcagcctGCCACTCTACGTACCGAGCTCTGCCTACACGGCCGCTCTGGATGGCATCCTCGCAGACCTCCCGCCGGAACTCGAGTTGCGTGCCGATGCACCGGGGGACCAGCCGGCGTTTGCGATCTGTCGCGTCAACATCCTCATCTCGCAGGCGACGGTGCGCCAAGCCATCCAGGCATACGCCGAGGCGCTAGGCGAGGATACAGCGGGACACGCACCCAGTGCGCTCGTGATGACCATACTACGCTCCATGCCGACCGATAGTTTGACGGCCAACGGCGACAGCCTGCGCATGAAGGTGCTGTACTTTGTGCTTCAGGGGATGGGGAGCGATGACGCGAGCAGTGCAGACTTTCTCGACATG GAAGCGCATGTCCTCCACGAGCCGCCTGAcatctcggacgaggatgatggcgaggatATGGCCGTGTCGCCCGAGGTAGGGACAGGTTTGAGGAGATAA